A region of Nocardioides alkalitolerans DNA encodes the following proteins:
- a CDS encoding aminotransferase class V-fold PLP-dependent enzyme, giving the protein MSSALPFVPTGTPRGSNGSADSPPSPVPALLDASSVDALRNDLDAARDLLVDAFSGARRPLSGITPDAAAALVAQVDLDRPLPSTRAVLEEVRDVYLDHAVWFHHPHYQAHLNCPVALPAVVGDVVSAAVNSSLDTWDQSGPATFMERHLIGWTARRIGLGDTADGIFTTGGTQSNLHALLLARGEALAAGADLADLRVVTSANAHFSSRKAAMVLGMGEDAVLTTRVDERGRLDVDHLDAVLRGLRAEGRTVMAVVATAGTTDLGSIDPLASVARACRRHGVWLHVDAAYGGGLLTSRRRRHLLTGIERADSVTVDFHKTFFQPVACSALVVADRRTLRHATHHAAYLNPVDDVAEEIPNQVDKSLQTTRRFDALKLWTTLRTLGPDRIGELLDAVVDLAAQVREDLVGDPDFAVVPHGDLSTVLFRFVESDVDAATLDAVNETARKRLYATGLGAVARTRHGGRTWLKLTLLNPATTLGDVQHVLDLVRGHARDALAEVPSPAGVPSGEVA; this is encoded by the coding sequence GTGAGCTCGGCACTCCCCTTCGTGCCCACGGGCACGCCCCGCGGATCCAACGGATCCGCCGACTCCCCCCCGTCCCCCGTCCCCGCCCTGCTCGACGCGTCGTCCGTCGACGCGCTCCGGAACGACCTCGACGCCGCCCGCGACCTGCTCGTCGACGCGTTCTCCGGCGCCCGCCGGCCCCTGTCCGGCATCACGCCGGACGCGGCCGCCGCGCTGGTCGCCCAGGTCGACCTGGACCGCCCCCTCCCCTCCACGCGCGCGGTCCTCGAGGAGGTCCGCGACGTCTACCTCGACCACGCGGTCTGGTTCCACCACCCGCACTACCAGGCCCACCTCAACTGCCCCGTCGCCCTGCCCGCCGTCGTCGGCGACGTCGTCTCCGCCGCGGTGAACTCCTCGCTCGACACCTGGGACCAGAGCGGCCCCGCGACCTTCATGGAGCGTCACCTGATCGGCTGGACCGCGCGGCGGATCGGCCTCGGCGACACCGCCGACGGCATCTTCACGACCGGCGGGACGCAGTCCAACCTCCACGCGCTCCTCCTGGCCCGCGGCGAGGCACTGGCCGCGGGCGCCGACCTCGCCGACCTCCGCGTCGTCACGTCGGCCAACGCCCACTTCTCGAGCCGCAAGGCGGCGATGGTGCTCGGCATGGGTGAGGACGCGGTGCTCACCACCCGCGTCGACGAGCGGGGCCGTCTCGACGTCGACCACCTCGACGCGGTGCTGCGTGGTCTGCGCGCGGAGGGCCGGACCGTCATGGCCGTCGTCGCGACCGCCGGCACGACCGACCTCGGCAGCATCGATCCGCTCGCCTCCGTCGCCCGCGCCTGCCGGCGCCACGGGGTGTGGCTGCACGTGGACGCGGCGTACGGCGGCGGGCTGCTCACGTCGCGCCGCCGGCGGCACCTGCTCACCGGCATCGAGCGGGCCGACTCCGTGACCGTCGACTTCCACAAGACGTTTTTCCAGCCGGTCGCCTGCAGCGCCCTGGTGGTCGCCGACCGCCGCACGCTGCGCCACGCGACGCACCACGCGGCCTACCTCAACCCGGTCGACGACGTCGCCGAGGAGATCCCCAACCAGGTCGACAAGAGCTTGCAGACGACCCGCCGCTTCGACGCGCTCAAGCTGTGGACGACGCTGCGCACGCTCGGTCCCGACCGCATCGGCGAGCTGCTCGACGCGGTCGTCGACCTCGCGGCGCAGGTGCGGGAGGACCTCGTCGGCGATCCCGACTTCGCGGTCGTGCCGCACGGTGACCTCTCGACGGTGCTCTTCCGCTTCGTCGAGTCCGACGTCGACGCCGCGACGCTCGACGCGGTGAACGAGACCGCCCGCAAGCGGCTCTACGCAACGGGCCTGGGCGCCGTGGCCCGCACCCGTCACGGCGGGCGCACGTGGCTGAAGCTGACGCTGCTCAACCCCGCCACCACGCTCGGCGACGTGCAGCACGTGCTCGACCTCGTCCGCGGCCACGCCCGCGACGCGCTCGCCGAGGTGCCGTCCCCGGCCGGCGTCCCGAGCGGGGAGGTGGCCTGA